One window of the uncultured Paludibaculum sp. genome contains the following:
- a CDS encoding alpha-amylase family protein — translation MLSLNRREFLLTSAAAGLAAAPAAPHSELPFRQVHLDFHTSELIPDVAADFDAQEFAATLKAAHVNSINVFAKCHHGLAYYDTSVATRHPALKVDLLGQMVTACKASGIHVLYYYSLVWDVATSRKHPEWMVVTRDGQNIGGPPADAWPWICMNTPYLDQVLAENEELVAKYDTDGAWYDILKQHPDGCFCQWCTADRKKLGLGDDAESIRKHNKLVAQRVEEGLNKVVHKRFPNGLTFYNSRLVVGVRDELDYYSHIEIESLPTGGWGYTHFQQRVRYMRTLGKDMVGMTGRFHKSWGDFGGLKNQAALDFECLNFLANGAKSCVGDQLHPRGRLDKTTYARIGKTYAKVEALEPWARGTKALADIGVVSTALFNTETTQKITPSDQGFTNMLVELHHQFNVLDLAEDFRPYKVLILPDEIRPSKELLAKLDDYVTAGGSVVVSAESLLDPRTYWFYWKPLGIRYQGKAKFRGEYMRAKPGAFPSLDESAYFLYQPGHSVAVDDGTEILATYGHPYFDRAPQHFSSHKQTPLGQRTEEPLITLRGKVCYIANPLFRSYAQDGVGAYKLVVGDILRRFLPQPAVTAPRLPSTAQITLLHQPESKRHVVHLLHYPMTRRAPDIDIIEEPGLLLDQEIRLRLATPPKRVTLVPQNKPLAFRFENGYAVCRVDRVIGHQAVCFE, via the coding sequence ATGCTATCCCTGAACCGGCGCGAGTTCCTGCTCACCAGCGCCGCCGCCGGACTCGCCGCCGCGCCGGCGGCCCCGCACTCCGAACTGCCGTTCCGCCAGGTGCACCTCGATTTCCACACCAGTGAGCTGATCCCGGACGTCGCCGCCGACTTCGACGCCCAAGAGTTTGCCGCCACGCTGAAAGCGGCGCACGTCAACTCGATCAACGTCTTCGCAAAGTGCCATCACGGCCTGGCCTACTACGACACGTCCGTCGCCACCAGACACCCCGCCTTGAAAGTCGACCTGCTGGGCCAGATGGTCACGGCCTGCAAGGCGTCCGGGATCCACGTGCTCTACTACTACTCGCTGGTGTGGGACGTCGCCACTTCGCGCAAGCATCCCGAGTGGATGGTCGTAACGCGCGACGGCCAGAACATCGGCGGCCCGCCCGCCGACGCCTGGCCCTGGATCTGCATGAACACGCCCTATCTCGACCAGGTGCTGGCGGAGAACGAAGAACTCGTGGCGAAGTACGACACCGACGGCGCTTGGTATGACATTCTCAAGCAGCACCCCGACGGCTGCTTCTGCCAGTGGTGCACGGCCGACCGCAAGAAACTGGGCTTGGGTGATGACGCCGAATCCATCCGTAAACACAACAAGCTCGTGGCCCAACGCGTTGAGGAAGGCCTGAATAAGGTCGTCCACAAGCGCTTTCCCAACGGGCTCACGTTCTACAACAGCCGCCTGGTAGTGGGCGTGCGCGACGAGCTGGATTACTACTCCCACATCGAGATCGAATCCCTGCCCACGGGCGGCTGGGGCTACACGCACTTCCAGCAGCGGGTCCGCTACATGCGCACCCTGGGCAAGGACATGGTCGGCATGACCGGCCGCTTCCACAAAAGCTGGGGCGATTTCGGCGGCTTGAAGAACCAGGCCGCGCTCGACTTCGAATGCCTGAACTTCCTGGCCAACGGCGCAAAGAGCTGCGTCGGAGACCAGTTGCACCCCCGCGGCCGCCTCGACAAGACCACCTACGCCCGCATCGGCAAAACCTACGCCAAGGTGGAGGCGCTGGAGCCTTGGGCCCGCGGCACGAAGGCCCTGGCCGACATTGGCGTGGTCTCCACCGCGCTCTTCAACACCGAGACCACGCAGAAGATCACACCCTCCGACCAGGGCTTCACGAACATGCTGGTGGAGCTGCACCACCAGTTCAATGTCCTCGACCTGGCCGAAGACTTCCGGCCGTACAAGGTGCTGATCCTGCCCGACGAGATCCGCCCATCGAAGGAACTGCTGGCCAAACTCGATGACTACGTCACCGCCGGCGGCAGTGTCGTCGTCTCGGCCGAGAGTCTGTTGGATCCGCGCACCTACTGGTTCTACTGGAAGCCGCTCGGCATCCGCTACCAGGGCAAGGCCAAGTTCCGCGGCGAGTACATGCGGGCCAAACCGGGCGCGTTTCCATCGCTCGACGAGAGTGCCTACTTCCTCTATCAACCCGGCCATTCCGTGGCGGTCGACGATGGCACCGAGATCCTGGCCACCTACGGCCATCCCTACTTTGACCGAGCGCCGCAACACTTCAGCTCCCACAAGCAGACGCCGCTGGGCCAGCGCACAGAGGAGCCGCTCATCACTCTGCGCGGCAAAGTCTGCTACATCGCCAACCCCCTCTTCCGCAGCTACGCGCAGGACGGAGTTGGCGCCTACAAACTCGTGGTCGGCGACATCCTGCGCCGGTTCCTACCCCAACCCGCGGTGACGGCGCCCAGGCTCCCCTCGACCGCCCAGATCACACTGCTCCACCAGCCTGAATCCAAGCGCCACGTCGTCCACCTACTCCACTACCCCATGACCCGCCGCGCCCCCGACATCGATATCATTGAGGAACCTGGACTGTTGCTCGATCAGGAGATCCGGCTCCGTCTGGCTACGCCGCCCAAGAGAGTGACCCTGGTGCCCCAGAACAAACCCCTAGCCTTCCGTTTCGAGAATGGATACGCGGTTTGCCGTGTCGACCGGGTCATCGGCCACCAGGCGGTCTGTTTCGAATAA
- a CDS encoding S41 family peptidase, translating into MSNGFKYSVVSVSTVLVALLLIGAVLGQSPETNPADPYRHLNVYTEVFAKVKADYVEEPDVKNVTLGAVNGLLVSLDPFASYLNAEQYKQYLKVKSVPKADVGLMLSRKYGYEIGVVDAIPGSPADKAGLSTGDILEAINGISTRDMPLAYADVLLHGEPGSTLELTVLRLRKPEPTKITLTRTRVDPPALTSKMLDKELGYLTVEDLSAGKTQAVQSAIAALEKQGAKKIILDLRDSALNVPEEGITLANLFVDKGTLGSLSGQKVAKQVFAADPAKSVFKGPLVVLTNRGTSGAAEIAAAALLDNKRASVVGERTYGDAALRKAVATEDGGAVLLAVAKYYSPAGKAIQDSSVVPNFLVADKEPEVATDEDDTTPAPTTPKEPKSTEDSILKKAIEVVNGKAQASNSVDVKQGDATVMRPLNIPAPKN; encoded by the coding sequence ATGAGCAACGGATTCAAGTACTCGGTGGTCAGCGTGTCCACCGTGCTGGTGGCACTGCTGTTGATCGGGGCCGTTTTGGGCCAGAGCCCGGAAACGAACCCCGCCGATCCCTACCGCCATTTGAATGTGTACACCGAGGTTTTTGCCAAGGTGAAAGCCGATTATGTGGAGGAGCCCGACGTGAAGAACGTCACGCTGGGCGCCGTGAACGGCTTACTGGTATCCCTCGACCCATTCGCCAGCTACTTGAACGCCGAGCAGTACAAGCAGTATTTGAAGGTGAAGTCGGTGCCGAAAGCGGACGTGGGCCTGATGCTCAGCCGCAAGTACGGCTACGAAATCGGCGTTGTGGACGCCATCCCCGGATCGCCCGCCGATAAGGCCGGCCTCTCCACCGGCGACATTCTGGAAGCGATCAACGGGATCTCCACACGCGACATGCCGCTGGCCTATGCGGATGTCCTGCTGCACGGCGAACCCGGCTCAACGCTGGAGTTGACGGTCCTGCGGCTGCGGAAGCCCGAGCCCACCAAGATCACGTTGACCCGCACGCGGGTGGATCCGCCCGCTCTTACGTCGAAGATGCTCGATAAGGAACTCGGCTATCTGACGGTGGAAGACCTCAGCGCCGGCAAGACGCAGGCCGTGCAATCGGCTATCGCCGCCCTGGAGAAGCAGGGCGCGAAGAAGATCATTCTGGACCTGCGCGACTCCGCCTTGAATGTGCCGGAGGAAGGCATTACGCTCGCGAATCTCTTCGTGGACAAGGGCACGCTCGGCTCGCTGAGCGGTCAGAAGGTCGCCAAGCAGGTTTTCGCGGCTGACCCGGCCAAGTCGGTCTTCAAAGGTCCGCTAGTGGTCCTGACCAACCGCGGCACATCCGGTGCGGCTGAGATCGCCGCCGCCGCCCTGCTCGACAACAAGCGCGCGTCGGTTGTTGGCGAGCGGACGTATGGCGATGCCGCCCTGCGCAAGGCCGTTGCGACCGAGGACGGCGGAGCCGTGCTTCTGGCCGTGGCCAAGTATTACTCTCCCGCGGGCAAAGCCATCCAGGATTCCTCGGTGGTGCCCAATTTCCTCGTGGCCGACAAGGAACCCGAGGTGGCGACGGACGAAGACGACACGACGCCCGCACCCACCACGCCCAAGGAACCGAAGTCGACCGAAGACTCCATTCTCAAAAAAGCAATTGAGGTTGTGAACGGCAAAGCCCAGGCTTCCAATAGTGTCGACGTGAAGCAGGGCGATGCCACAGTGATGCGCCCACTGAACATCCCGGCGCCTAAGAATTAA
- a CDS encoding FmdB family zinc ribbon protein — protein MPLYEYKCDRCHKTIEVLQKFSDTPLTIHQECGGSLERLISTSALQFKGSGFYITDYSKSKSSGSSNGKSASSKESSTKSDAPAKSESTSTAKPAASESAK, from the coding sequence ATGCCACTGTACGAATACAAATGTGATCGCTGCCACAAGACGATTGAGGTTCTTCAGAAGTTTTCCGATACCCCTCTGACAATTCACCAAGAGTGCGGGGGATCGCTGGAACGGCTGATCTCGACGTCGGCCCTGCAATTCAAGGGCAGCGGCTTTTACATAACGGACTACTCCAAGTCCAAGTCTTCGGGCAGTTCCAACGGCAAGAGCGCAAGCAGCAAAGAGAGTTCCACGAAGTCGGATGCCCCGGCCAAGTCGGAGTCCACGTCTACTGCCAAGCCCGCTGCCAGTGAATCCGCCAAATAG
- a CDS encoding MFS transporter: MDSISRADHRKRTAAVVLAGFCAFLDLYAPQPLLPMLARHFQISAAGAGLIVSAATIAVALAAPFVGLIADRHGRKQIIVPATLLLVIPTLMAAASQNLGQLLFWRFLQGVLTPGIFAVTIAYINEEWKTQVGAAMAAYVTGTVLGGFTGRTLAAVVATVTTWQWAFVWLAALNLAGGLAIRAWMPEGKRFRPVTHEGGHAAQILRHMRNPQLLATYAAGFCVLFSMVALFTYVNFHLEQAPYHLSTAALGFLFTVYLVGAIITPIAGRWIDRLGHRAALSGALSVSLLGTALTLLTPLPAIIAGLALCCTGVFIAQSAASSYIGRVTKEGRAAAVGLYVTFYYVGGSAGAVLPGALWSRWGWPACVALIAMVQAFTIGLALVFWRPVSRALPVPATPASERGSL, encoded by the coding sequence ATGGATTCGATTTCGCGGGCGGACCACCGCAAGCGCACGGCGGCCGTCGTTTTGGCGGGTTTCTGCGCCTTCCTCGACCTCTATGCGCCTCAGCCGCTGTTGCCGATGCTCGCCCGGCATTTTCAGATCTCCGCCGCCGGGGCGGGCCTGATTGTCAGCGCCGCTACCATCGCCGTGGCGCTGGCGGCACCCTTTGTCGGGCTGATTGCCGACCGCCATGGCCGCAAGCAGATCATTGTACCGGCGACTCTTCTGCTGGTGATTCCCACGCTGATGGCTGCTGCGTCGCAGAACCTGGGGCAACTGCTGTTCTGGCGATTTCTGCAAGGCGTACTCACACCTGGCATCTTCGCGGTGACCATTGCGTACATCAACGAGGAGTGGAAGACCCAGGTGGGCGCGGCCATGGCGGCCTATGTCACGGGCACCGTGCTGGGTGGCTTCACGGGCAGGACGCTGGCCGCGGTCGTGGCCACGGTCACCACATGGCAGTGGGCTTTCGTCTGGCTGGCGGCGCTCAATCTGGCCGGAGGGCTCGCCATCCGGGCCTGGATGCCGGAGGGCAAACGCTTCCGGCCGGTTACCCACGAGGGTGGTCATGCCGCGCAGATCCTGCGGCATATGCGAAATCCTCAGTTGTTGGCAACCTACGCGGCCGGCTTCTGCGTGCTGTTCTCAATGGTCGCCCTGTTCACCTATGTGAATTTCCACCTCGAACAGGCGCCCTATCATCTGTCCACGGCGGCGCTCGGATTCCTGTTTACCGTGTATCTGGTCGGCGCCATCATCACGCCCATCGCGGGCCGCTGGATCGACCGGTTGGGGCACCGCGCGGCGCTATCCGGAGCGCTCAGCGTCAGCCTGCTGGGCACGGCCTTAACCCTGCTGACTCCACTGCCCGCCATCATCGCCGGCCTGGCCCTCTGCTGCACTGGTGTGTTCATCGCGCAGTCGGCCGCCAGCAGCTACATCGGCCGTGTGACGAAGGAAGGACGTGCCGCCGCCGTGGGACTCTACGTCACCTTCTATTACGTGGGCGGCAGCGCCGGAGCCGTCCTGCCGGGCGCCTTGTGGTCCCGCTGGGGTTGGCCGGCTTGCGTGGCGCTGATTGCCATGGTGCAGGCATTCACCATCGGCCTGGCCTTGGTGTTCTGGCGGCCTGTGTCGAGGGCCCTGCCCGTACCGGCCACACCCGCCTCGGAGCGCGGGTCTCTGTAA
- a CDS encoding 4Fe-4S dicluster domain-containing protein: MAVTKKHRRYGMVVDIDLCTGCGACMVACAAENNVAPAPEKATARTGITPMRVYPVHNGAPADRRQTAFLPLMCMHCSEPPCESVCPQQAVELDEATGIVTQMPQRCLGCRYCMTACPYHARYFNWWDPEWPAGMEATLNPTVSPRMRGVVEKCNLCASRLHAAEDQATADGQPPPSTYMAACVEACPTGAMVLGDLDDPTTEAHKLSQAEGTFHLLSKLGTGPKVAYHSSRPWVRSLADRSTKEQAHA; this comes from the coding sequence ATGGCCGTCACGAAGAAACACCGCCGCTATGGGATGGTCGTCGATATCGACCTCTGCACGGGCTGCGGCGCCTGCATGGTCGCCTGCGCGGCTGAGAACAATGTCGCGCCCGCTCCTGAGAAAGCAACAGCCCGCACGGGCATCACACCGATGCGCGTGTATCCAGTCCACAACGGAGCGCCTGCCGACCGCCGGCAAACCGCCTTTCTGCCACTGATGTGCATGCATTGCAGTGAGCCGCCCTGCGAGTCTGTCTGCCCGCAACAGGCCGTGGAACTGGACGAGGCCACCGGCATCGTCACACAGATGCCCCAGCGCTGTCTGGGCTGCCGCTACTGCATGACCGCCTGTCCCTATCACGCCCGCTACTTCAACTGGTGGGATCCGGAATGGCCGGCAGGCATGGAAGCGACCTTGAATCCGACCGTATCGCCCCGCATGCGCGGCGTGGTCGAGAAGTGCAACCTCTGCGCGTCGCGCCTGCACGCGGCTGAAGACCAGGCCACCGCCGACGGACAGCCTCCACCTTCGACCTACATGGCGGCCTGCGTCGAGGCCTGCCCCACCGGTGCGATGGTGCTGGGCGATCTCGACGACCCCACTACCGAAGCGCACAAGCTATCCCAGGCCGAAGGCACCTTCCATCTCCTTTCGAAGCTGGGTACCGGTCCGAAGGTGGCCTATCATTCCAGCCGCCCCTGGGTACGCAGCTTGGCGGACCGGAGTACCAAGGAGCAAGCACATGCCTAG
- the qrcA gene encoding menaquinone reductase multiheme cytochrome c subunit QrcA, whose product MRAAILFLAGLVSVLTAGWTVFPRALYKSSPQPLQFNHKVHAEKAGTECNSCHEIRADGSFSGIPGVSNCAGCHPEPQGTSLAEKTLVEKYVKPNQEIPWHGYYRQPINARFSHVRHVKAGKLKCETCHGDHGKSSSLPLYEENRISGYSRHIWGAKMLRVNIQPDQGMKMSDCESCHAQRGVSAGCLGCHQ is encoded by the coding sequence ATGCGTGCCGCCATCCTATTTCTGGCCGGCCTGGTATCGGTGCTCACCGCGGGTTGGACCGTTTTCCCGCGGGCCCTCTACAAGAGCAGCCCCCAGCCGTTGCAGTTCAATCATAAAGTTCATGCGGAGAAAGCCGGCACGGAGTGCAACTCGTGCCACGAGATCCGGGCCGATGGCTCGTTCAGTGGAATTCCCGGAGTGTCGAACTGCGCCGGTTGTCATCCCGAGCCGCAAGGCACGTCGCTCGCGGAGAAGACGCTGGTGGAGAAGTACGTGAAGCCGAACCAGGAAATTCCGTGGCATGGCTACTACCGCCAGCCCATCAACGCGCGCTTCTCACACGTACGCCATGTGAAGGCGGGCAAATTGAAGTGCGAGACCTGCCATGGCGATCATGGCAAGTCGTCCAGCCTGCCGCTGTATGAAGAGAACCGGATCAGCGGCTACAGCCGCCACATCTGGGGCGCGAAGATGCTGCGCGTGAACATTCAGCCCGACCAGGGCATGAAGATGTCCGACTGCGAGAGCTGCCATGCGCAGCGCGGCGTTTCAGCCGGCTGTCTCGGTTGCCACCAATAG
- the qrcD gene encoding menaquinone reductase integral membrane subunit QrcD produces MPSFNDRNLIPRGLERCSLGGFFLRIAPWLMLFTFGAYSIYLCLRFGLNQTNMDNRFAFGLWIFLDLTVIALGAGAFFTGFLLYLMKWKALKSVINSAVIIGFVCYSGAMVALAVDVGQPLRAWFTFWHPNVHSMLTEVSFCITCYLTVLAVEYIPILLKNRKLKQIPSFLVFEFELHKVIPVLAAVGTLLSFFHQGSLGGLYGVLRGRPFAYREGFAIWPSTFFLFILSAIAVGPSFILLTTKLAEKFSRKPLVRGGVYQMLGKTSGVLLTVYVALKSIDTLIWLNKTSPAAGFTPFEYYTYKPFGTWILFAEIVLLGMVPALLLLSSRMRAKPLVLTSAAVMACCGVALNRFVLTIQTLALPTLSFDEFLSYFPSWQEFGVFCAVLAYGVLVYALSFRYLPLFPDEKQLTAPVETEELEYVSRS; encoded by the coding sequence ATGCCTAGCTTCAACGATCGCAACCTGATTCCGCGTGGGCTGGAACGCTGCTCCCTCGGCGGCTTCTTCCTGCGCATTGCGCCCTGGCTGATGTTGTTCACCTTTGGCGCGTATTCCATCTACCTCTGCCTGCGCTTCGGCCTGAACCAGACCAACATGGACAACCGCTTCGCGTTCGGCCTGTGGATCTTCCTCGATCTGACGGTGATCGCCTTGGGTGCCGGCGCCTTCTTTACCGGCTTTCTTCTGTACCTCATGAAGTGGAAGGCGTTGAAATCGGTGATCAACAGCGCCGTCATCATTGGCTTCGTCTGCTACAGCGGCGCCATGGTGGCGCTGGCCGTCGATGTCGGCCAGCCGCTGCGCGCCTGGTTCACGTTCTGGCATCCGAACGTGCACTCCATGCTTACGGAAGTGTCCTTCTGCATCACCTGCTACCTCACCGTGCTGGCGGTCGAGTATATTCCGATCCTGCTGAAGAACCGCAAGCTGAAACAGATCCCATCGTTCCTGGTTTTCGAGTTTGAGCTGCACAAGGTGATCCCGGTGCTGGCGGCCGTCGGCACGCTGTTGTCGTTCTTCCACCAGGGTTCGCTGGGCGGCTTGTACGGCGTGCTCCGCGGGCGGCCGTTTGCTTACCGTGAGGGTTTCGCCATCTGGCCATCAACCTTCTTCCTCTTCATCCTGTCGGCGATTGCCGTCGGACCCAGCTTCATTCTGCTCACGACGAAGCTGGCCGAGAAGTTCAGCCGCAAGCCGCTGGTGCGCGGCGGCGTGTACCAGATGCTGGGCAAGACCTCGGGCGTGCTGCTGACAGTGTATGTGGCCTTGAAGAGCATCGATACGCTGATCTGGCTGAACAAGACCTCTCCGGCAGCCGGCTTCACGCCCTTCGAGTACTACACATACAAACCGTTCGGCACCTGGATTCTCTTCGCTGAGATCGTACTGCTGGGCATGGTTCCGGCGCTGCTGCTGCTGTCGTCTAGAATGCGGGCCAAGCCGCTGGTGCTGACAAGTGCGGCGGTGATGGCTTGCTGCGGAGTGGCTCTGAACCGCTTCGTGCTGACCATTCAGACGCTGGCCCTGCCCACTCTGTCCTTCGATGAGTTCCTGTCCTATTTCCCGAGCTGGCAGGAGTTCGGCGTCTTCTGCGCCGTGCTCGCCTATGGCGTTCTGGTCTACGCGCTGTCGTTCCGCTATCTGCCGCTCTTTCCCGATGAGAAGCAACTGACGGCGCCTGTTGAAACAGAGGAGTTGGAATATGTTTCCCGGAGTTAA
- a CDS encoding Gfo/Idh/MocA family oxidoreductase produces MPKTIRIAMLGSGFVAGFYMQGLANVNGQEVVVNFSLDKKRAKKFAAAWNIPEHTTNLATLIERDDIDLYIIALPNDAHMTVSVLLAQAGRNQVCTKPLARNPEEAGRMLKAAAESDKMHGYAETEVFAPAVVKARQTIESGGIGKVLWVRSRESHSGPHSAHFWDVERTGGGAMNDLACHCIEAARYFHGKDNAIVEVMAWGDTLVHNKKTKGEDNALLILKFSSGGIAHCELSWTCKGGLDLRNEIHGSEGSIFTDVTRGTPITSFVSQPAGYVVEKADIDFGWTRPLPEEAFAYGYQAEMRHFVECVRDGTEPRETYVDGYAVNCVLDAGYQSMASKRWVKVQY; encoded by the coding sequence ATGCCCAAAACCATCCGCATCGCCATGTTGGGCTCCGGCTTCGTGGCCGGCTTCTACATGCAGGGCCTGGCCAACGTCAACGGCCAGGAGGTGGTGGTCAATTTCTCCCTCGACAAGAAGCGGGCCAAGAAGTTCGCCGCCGCCTGGAACATCCCCGAGCACACCACAAACCTCGCGACGCTCATCGAGCGCGACGACATCGACCTCTACATCATCGCGCTGCCCAACGACGCCCACATGACGGTGTCGGTGCTGCTGGCGCAGGCCGGCCGCAATCAGGTCTGCACCAAGCCTCTGGCGCGCAATCCCGAGGAGGCGGGCCGCATGCTGAAGGCGGCCGCCGAGTCCGACAAGATGCACGGCTACGCCGAAACCGAGGTCTTCGCGCCGGCCGTCGTCAAGGCCCGCCAGACCATCGAGAGCGGCGGCATCGGCAAGGTGCTGTGGGTTCGTTCCCGAGAATCCCATTCGGGCCCGCACAGCGCCCACTTCTGGGACGTCGAGCGCACCGGCGGAGGCGCCATGAACGACCTCGCCTGCCACTGTATCGAAGCCGCGCGCTACTTCCACGGCAAGGACAACGCAATTGTCGAAGTAATGGCCTGGGGCGACACGCTGGTCCACAACAAGAAGACCAAGGGCGAAGACAACGCCCTGCTGATCCTCAAGTTCAGCTCCGGCGGCATCGCCCATTGCGAGCTGAGCTGGACCTGCAAGGGTGGTCTTGACCTGCGCAACGAGATCCACGGCAGCGAGGGTTCCATCTTCACCGACGTCACGCGCGGCACCCCCATCACGTCATTCGTTTCACAGCCCGCCGGCTATGTTGTAGAGAAGGCCGATATCGACTTTGGCTGGACGCGCCCGCTGCCCGAAGAGGCGTTCGCTTACGGCTATCAAGCCGAGATGCGCCACTTCGTCGAATGCGTCCGCGACGGCACGGAGCCGCGCGAGACCTACGTGGACGGCTACGCTGTAAATTGCGTCCTGGATGCGGGCTATCAGTCCATGGCCTCAAAACGTTGGGTCAAGGTGCAGTACTAG
- a CDS encoding HAD family hydrolase translates to MNPPNSAGPRRFVALDRDGTLIAEKNYLSDPAQVELLPGVRDAVDRLRTAGFGLIVVTNQSGVGRGYFTLEQVDAVNRRVVELLGQFDGIYICPHAPSDGCTCRKPLPGLLRQASSELNFSLSDCVVIGDKDVDVGLAHNAGARGVLVTTGYGARHLATGLIRPDFVATSLAEAANWVLSDTSHAAGPE, encoded by the coding sequence GTGAATCCGCCAAATAGCGCCGGCCCCCGCCGGTTTGTCGCGCTCGACCGCGACGGTACGCTGATCGCCGAGAAGAACTATCTGTCCGACCCGGCCCAGGTAGAACTGTTGCCGGGTGTGCGTGACGCCGTCGATCGGTTGCGTACCGCCGGCTTCGGTCTCATTGTGGTCACCAACCAGTCCGGTGTGGGGCGTGGGTACTTCACGCTGGAGCAGGTGGACGCGGTAAACCGGCGTGTGGTCGAGCTGTTGGGCCAGTTCGACGGCATCTACATCTGCCCACACGCACCGAGCGACGGTTGTACGTGCCGCAAGCCGCTGCCGGGGCTGCTGCGACAGGCCTCCAGCGAACTCAATTTCTCGCTCTCAGACTGTGTCGTGATCGGCGACAAGGACGTTGACGTGGGCCTCGCCCACAATGCCGGAGCCCGTGGTGTGCTGGTGACTACGGGGTACGGGGCGCGCCATCTGGCCACCGGGCTGATCCGGCCCGACTTCGTGGCGACGAGTCTCGCCGAGGCCGCCAACTGGGTGCTGTCCGACACGTCGCACGCCGCTGGTCCGGAATAG
- a CDS encoding glycoside hydrolase family 27 protein yields MKPLAVLTLLAFPCLAADLTGSWVAQRQGPGGRVMETQLNFKQEGSTFTGSMLSSMGEQKILNGKIDGETFSFEVVQNMMGQERRVKWEGKVDGEQLKLTMNLPAMGPGGPPPGGGAVGPGPAPGGGFRGMREMTARRGESEAIKKELAAEAKRPKPVLPDRKILPPNGLAKTPPMGWNSWNKFHANISDKLIREVADALASSGLRDAGYVYLTIDDGWIAGRDENGRPKPNDRFPDMKGLGDYIHSKGLKFGIYSSPGSRTCQQLEGSLGYEAMDAKVYASWGIDYLKYDWCGAARTFTVDQQAIVYQMMAELLRATGRPILYSISQYGQGSVLEWASGIGANMWRTTGDIRDTYESMTTIGFGQSGKEKFSGPGHWNDPDMLEIGNGGLNPDESRTHMSLWAILAAPLIAGNDVRSMDKDTIDVLTNRDVLAVSQDPLGKQGYRLQQNGDIDIWVRPLKGGEWAVGLFNRGRAAVPAKVAWQALGLKGKPKVRDLWAHAEVESAVDGYTATVPAHGVALLRIRP; encoded by the coding sequence ATGAAGCCCCTAGCCGTGCTCACACTCCTCGCTTTCCCGTGCCTGGCTGCCGATCTCACCGGCAGTTGGGTGGCCCAACGTCAGGGTCCGGGCGGGCGCGTCATGGAAACCCAACTCAACTTCAAACAGGAAGGCTCGACGTTCACGGGGTCGATGCTTTCGTCGATGGGTGAACAGAAGATCCTGAACGGGAAGATCGACGGCGAGACCTTCTCGTTCGAGGTCGTTCAGAACATGATGGGGCAGGAACGGCGCGTGAAGTGGGAAGGCAAGGTCGACGGCGAACAGCTCAAACTGACCATGAACTTGCCGGCGATGGGTCCCGGCGGTCCCCCGCCCGGCGGTGGAGCGGTCGGGCCCGGCCCGGCACCCGGCGGCGGCTTTCGCGGCATGCGGGAGATGACCGCCAGGCGCGGCGAGAGCGAGGCCATCAAGAAGGAACTGGCGGCCGAGGCGAAACGGCCCAAGCCAGTGCTGCCCGACCGCAAGATATTGCCGCCCAACGGGTTGGCCAAGACTCCGCCGATGGGGTGGAATAGCTGGAACAAGTTCCACGCCAATATCAGCGACAAACTGATCCGCGAAGTGGCCGACGCCCTGGCATCCAGCGGCTTGCGGGATGCCGGCTATGTCTACCTGACGATCGACGACGGCTGGATCGCCGGCCGGGACGAAAACGGCCGCCCCAAACCGAATGATCGATTTCCCGACATGAAGGGGCTGGGCGACTACATCCATTCGAAAGGGTTGAAGTTCGGGATCTACTCCTCGCCGGGCTCGCGCACCTGCCAACAATTGGAGGGGAGCCTGGGCTACGAGGCCATGGACGCGAAGGTCTATGCGAGCTGGGGCATCGACTATCTGAAGTACGACTGGTGTGGCGCCGCCCGGACTTTTACCGTTGACCAGCAGGCCATCGTGTACCAAATGATGGCCGAGTTGCTGCGAGCCACCGGTCGCCCAATTCTTTACAGCATTAGCCAGTACGGCCAGGGGAGCGTGCTGGAGTGGGCGTCCGGCATCGGGGCCAACATGTGGCGGACCACCGGCGACATCCGGGATACCTATGAGTCCATGACCACGATCGGCTTTGGGCAAAGCGGCAAGGAGAAGTTCTCCGGCCCCGGCCACTGGAACGATCCCGACATGCTGGAGATCGGTAATGGCGGCTTGAATCCGGACGAGAGCCGAACGCATATGAGTCTCTGGGCCATTCTGGCCGCTCCGCTGATCGCCGGAAACGACGTTCGTAGTATGGACAAGGACACGATCGACGTCCTTACGAATCGCGACGTGTTGGCGGTGAGCCAGGATCCGCTGGGCAAGCAGGGGTACCGGCTACAGCAGAATGGCGACATTGACATTTGGGTTCGTCCGCTCAAAGGCGGCGAATGGGCGGTGGGGTTGTTCAACCGGGGGCGAGCCGCTGTGCCCGCAAAGGTCGCCTGGCAAGCGCTTGGGTTGAAGGGTAAGCCAAAGGTGCGCGATCTTTGGGCGCATGCGGAGGTCGAGTCCGCGGTGGATGGGTACACCGCCACTGTACCGGCTCATGGCGTGGCGCTGCTGCGCATCAGGCCTTGA